A window from Verrucomicrobiota bacterium encodes these proteins:
- a CDS encoding ABC transporter ATP-binding protein, translating to MKAPRPSILQFLLQGVSTAKVTLGLMLVFLLLDGLFQSLVPIALRNAIDTLVARETPNQEVWSTIRFGLIISCGWILSAIIQRYCSTKLTTVLSIHTRLDLYSHLQKMGLDFFHRNKVGDLTTRLNEDVEIATKTLFETLQFIIWAMALFIPSAIAMFLLNRALFGVFLGICGSLIIALAICVPYFRRKEKAIRDQQGKINALVTEHIQSMVLIKSHSREDSSYEQVGEEMTTFMGMRLKTSKLMVTLSGCINGFIGAVAPTILIVTGLMLQKHGVTAGVIAAFFAYWLVISGPIKLLVQRFNFILPAFASYDRIMSLYEEVPQVQDCDKPVPLDEVDSSIHFEDVTFAYSSNLSRKVIRNFSLSIPTNESIGLVGQTGAGKSTLTNLIMRFYDPIEGQIRIGETDIRHVKRSDLHEHIALVLQDPIILSGTVRENLRFIRPEATEDEMIYCLQQAKAWRFVQSLPEGLDCEIGERGVRLSGGQRQRLAIASAFLKNPSIMIFDEATSALDSKTESEIQATLDTLLKGRTSLVVAHRLSTIVNCDKIAFIEKGQLAGYAPHEELMRTLPAYRDLCAKQFIEPTKSQTAAV from the coding sequence ATGAAAGCTCCACGCCCCAGCATCCTTCAGTTCCTTCTTCAAGGAGTCAGTACAGCAAAAGTCACGCTCGGCCTGATGCTCGTATTTCTCCTCCTCGACGGCCTATTTCAGTCCCTCGTTCCGATCGCGCTTCGCAATGCAATCGATACCCTCGTTGCAAGAGAAACCCCCAACCAGGAGGTATGGAGCACGATTCGCTTCGGCCTGATCATCTCATGCGGGTGGATACTATCGGCTATCATCCAACGCTACTGTTCGACTAAATTAACCACTGTGCTTTCGATCCATACCCGGCTCGATCTTTACTCGCACCTGCAAAAAATGGGGCTCGATTTCTTTCACCGCAACAAAGTCGGTGACCTAACGACGCGCCTCAACGAAGACGTCGAAATTGCTACCAAGACGCTTTTCGAAACCCTCCAGTTTATCATCTGGGCGATGGCACTCTTCATTCCCTCAGCTATCGCCATGTTTTTGCTCAACCGTGCGCTCTTCGGAGTTTTCTTGGGAATCTGCGGCTCTCTCATCATTGCCCTAGCCATTTGCGTTCCCTACTTCCGACGCAAAGAGAAAGCCATTCGGGACCAGCAGGGTAAAATCAACGCCCTCGTCACCGAACACATCCAATCGATGGTGCTGATAAAAAGCCACTCGCGCGAGGACTCTTCTTACGAACAAGTGGGCGAGGAGATGACCACCTTCATGGGCATGCGCCTTAAGACATCGAAACTTATGGTCACCCTTTCCGGATGCATCAACGGGTTCATCGGTGCCGTCGCACCAACTATTCTCATCGTTACCGGCCTCATGCTCCAGAAACATGGCGTCACTGCAGGGGTTATTGCGGCTTTCTTTGCCTACTGGCTGGTCATTTCCGGGCCGATCAAACTCCTTGTCCAGCGTTTCAATTTCATTTTGCCAGCCTTCGCCTCCTACGACCGGATCATGAGTCTCTACGAGGAGGTGCCACAGGTTCAGGACTGTGACAAACCGGTTCCTCTCGACGAAGTTGACAGCAGTATTCACTTCGAGGACGTCACCTTTGCCTACAGCTCAAATTTGTCCCGAAAGGTCATCCGCAATTTCTCTCTTTCGATTCCAACCAACGAGAGCATTGGACTGGTTGGCCAGACAGGTGCTGGGAAATCGACCCTGACCAACCTGATCATGCGCTTTTACGATCCCATTGAAGGGCAAATCCGCATCGGCGAGACCGACATTCGTCACGTAAAGCGTAGCGACCTCCACGAGCATATCGCACTGGTCCTACAAGACCCAATTATTCTAAGCGGAACTGTCCGAGAGAATCTCAGGTTCATACGGCCCGAAGCGACTGAAGACGAGATGATCTATTGTCTGCAACAAGCCAAGGCTTGGCGATTTGTCCAAAGCCTACCAGAAGGACTCGATTGCGAGATCGGTGAACGAGGCGTGCGCCTCTCCGGGGGCCAGCGCCAACGCTTGGCGATCGCCTCGGCATTCCTCAAAAACCCGTCTATCATGATCTTCGATGAGGCGACCAGCGCTCTCGACTCCAAGACAGAATCGGAGATTCAGGCTACTCTAGACACTCTGCTAAAGGGCAGGACTTCCCTCGTTGTTGCCCACCGACTTTCGACCATCGTCAACTGCGACAAGATCGCCTTCATCGAAAAGGGTCAACTCGCCGGCTATGCGCCGCACGAAGAACTGATGCGGACCCTACCCGCCTATCGTGATCTCTGCGCAAAACAATTCATTGAACCAACCAAGTCTCAAACAGCTGCAGTTTAA
- a CDS encoding Gfo/Idh/MocA family oxidoreductase: MLKQKQTRRGFLKAGASLGAALIGAPTILRAETLGMNGSIGPNSRINLAIIGFGKQVGSHVGLVGRNDIQPLYVCDVKSWALKSAANQMKQRGFADVVATPDYEDIVSDPAVDAVVVVTPDHWHAAISTAAMRAGKDVYVEKPMTLTIGEGQAMVDAERRYGSIVQVGSQQRSDGTFRKAAEIVRSGWIGDITHVHVNLGTFPDPVLKPEEPVPEGFNYDKWLGPTPWEPYFADRVKGDYSGGWRSFWEYGSKKNGDWGAHHYDIVQWALGRDHTGPTRFVPKGYNGEEYAYYEYSDGIRVIRDHPDRKGYMIRFFGTDGEVCVSRGNRIEATPAELVGRPLSSSDEQLYRSRNQHENWIEGIKTRKKTICPATVGHRTGTICQLAGIAERLVRPVQWDPVDEKIIGDEEAAAWQDRARRKGYELPV, encoded by the coding sequence ATGTTGAAACAAAAGCAGACGCGTCGCGGCTTTTTGAAGGCTGGAGCCTCGTTGGGAGCCGCCCTCATTGGTGCTCCAACGATTTTGCGGGCGGAAACTCTCGGAATGAACGGAAGCATTGGCCCAAACAGCCGAATAAATCTCGCGATTATCGGATTCGGTAAGCAGGTCGGCTCACATGTCGGTCTGGTCGGACGGAATGACATCCAACCTCTTTACGTCTGCGATGTGAAGTCGTGGGCGTTAAAAAGCGCAGCCAATCAGATGAAACAACGTGGGTTTGCCGACGTAGTGGCGACTCCCGACTACGAAGACATTGTTAGCGATCCAGCCGTAGACGCAGTTGTCGTCGTCACGCCGGACCACTGGCACGCGGCCATCTCTACTGCGGCAATGCGGGCTGGAAAAGATGTTTATGTCGAAAAGCCGATGACCCTGACTATTGGTGAAGGTCAAGCGATGGTCGACGCAGAGCGTCGTTATGGCAGTATAGTTCAAGTCGGCTCACAGCAACGTTCCGACGGGACCTTCCGAAAAGCAGCGGAGATCGTTCGTAGCGGATGGATAGGCGACATCACTCACGTTCACGTCAACCTCGGTACCTTTCCTGATCCCGTTTTAAAACCGGAAGAACCTGTCCCCGAGGGATTCAATTACGACAAATGGCTGGGGCCAACCCCTTGGGAACCGTATTTCGCCGACCGTGTAAAAGGGGATTACAGTGGAGGCTGGCGGTCTTTCTGGGAGTATGGTTCAAAGAAGAACGGAGACTGGGGCGCGCACCACTACGACATTGTTCAATGGGCTCTTGGTCGTGATCACACAGGCCCGACCAGGTTTGTTCCAAAGGGCTACAACGGCGAGGAGTATGCTTATTACGAGTATTCCGATGGTATTCGAGTGATTCGCGACCATCCTGACCGCAAGGGTTACATGATTCGCTTTTTCGGAACCGATGGCGAGGTTTGCGTGAGTCGAGGGAATCGAATTGAAGCAACTCCAGCCGAGCTAGTAGGCCGTCCGTTGAGTTCAAGCGATGAACAGCTGTATCGTTCGCGCAACCAACACGAGAATTGGATCGAGGGCATTAAGACGCGCAAAAAGACGATTTGTCCCGCTACCGTTGGGCATAGGACAGGCACAATCTGCCAGCTCGCGGGAATCGCCGAGCGATTGGTCCGGCCGGTCCAATGGGATCCTGTGGATGAAAAGATCATCGGCGATGAGGAGGCCGCCGCATGGCAGGATCGTGCACGGCGCAAGGGCTACGAACTTCCGGTTTAA
- a CDS encoding prepilin-type N-terminal cleavage/methylation domain-containing protein, translating to MDIPTLPIRPSLCPLQKRSGFTLIELLTVIAIIGILAAIIVPILGGVRERSNGAKSTSNLRQMGAALSLSVNDHPPQASIIGDGRFPAAWGTYGADGGWGDFGWYDVLAARLDLAVLERTGNKAYKWTSTPHKTIFQDPGKEVDFDPYNAEVTSSYGYNRPGIGDGAVHPSSEIRDADEGEGPIKVINITNPAKFVVIAESNGDGAFETTTWVGQGWPTAGAPSHYNGGGHYLFADGHVQWMSKDEVEENPQEFFSR from the coding sequence ATGGATATCCCAACCCTACCTATCCGCCCTTCGCTATGTCCTCTTCAGAAGCGGAGTGGCTTTACACTGATCGAGCTTCTTACCGTCATTGCAATCATCGGTATTTTGGCGGCAATTATCGTCCCAATTTTGGGTGGCGTCCGAGAACGCTCGAACGGTGCAAAATCTACCAGCAATTTGCGCCAGATGGGCGCTGCGCTGTCGCTCTCTGTCAATGATCACCCGCCCCAAGCCAGTATCATCGGTGACGGTCGTTTTCCAGCCGCCTGGGGAACCTATGGAGCGGATGGTGGCTGGGGAGACTTTGGTTGGTATGATGTTCTTGCTGCACGGCTTGATCTGGCCGTTCTTGAGCGGACTGGAAATAAAGCCTACAAGTGGACGTCAACTCCCCACAAGACGATCTTTCAGGATCCTGGCAAAGAGGTAGACTTCGACCCTTACAATGCCGAAGTGACGTCAAGCTATGGATACAACCGCCCCGGGATCGGCGACGGTGCCGTTCACCCGAGTTCTGAGATTCGAGATGCGGATGAAGGCGAAGGTCCTATAAAGGTGATCAACATTACCAATCCGGCCAAGTTTGTGGTAATAGCGGAATCGAATGGTGATGGCGCTTTCGAGACAACTACTTGGGTTGGGCAAGGATGGCCGACAGCGGGTGCTCCGTCTCACTACAATGGAGGCGGGCATTATCTTTTCGCTGATGGCCACGTCCAGTGGATGTCGAAGGACGAGGTCGAGGAAAACCCGCAAGAGTTCTTCAGTCGCTAG
- a CDS encoding lactonase family protein, producing the protein MTKSLVHIGTYTQRLSHVHGAGEGIHSVELDHRTGALRECAAVVHSENVSYACQSRDGRSLYAIAEICDYGGKRDGCLGVFATTPELSRIQVCSSSGEGPSYISLDQSGQWLFCVNYVAGNIVVLPVMANGLLGPANQTIQLAGKGPNRSRQDGPHPHAIVPSLDNRFVYVADLGTDQIITYPFKSETGKLGDKPFILKTGPGTGPRHMIFHPSGEIAYFVSELTSELSVCQVNLTSGEIEIVQTLSTVPADFRSRNHCSELCITSNGQHIYVANRGHDSVAVFEVNRNGTVALLSHADCGGQIPRHIALSPNEQFLLVANQESDQVVSLRRDPLTGQLYRTGHSIDIPTPAFVEFRRS; encoded by the coding sequence ATGACCAAAAGCCTAGTCCACATCGGCACCTACACTCAGCGGCTTTCTCATGTGCATGGTGCTGGTGAGGGGATTCACAGCGTAGAATTGGACCATCGAACTGGGGCTCTTCGTGAGTGCGCCGCTGTTGTCCATTCCGAAAACGTATCCTACGCCTGCCAATCGCGAGACGGTAGATCCCTCTATGCGATTGCGGAAATCTGTGATTATGGGGGAAAACGGGATGGTTGCTTGGGAGTATTTGCGACCACCCCGGAACTCTCAAGAATACAGGTGTGTAGCTCCTCTGGTGAAGGTCCTTCTTACATCAGCCTCGATCAAAGTGGCCAATGGCTCTTTTGTGTGAATTACGTCGCAGGCAACATTGTAGTCCTCCCGGTTATGGCTAATGGCCTCCTCGGCCCGGCGAACCAAACGATCCAACTGGCAGGTAAGGGCCCCAATAGAAGTCGACAGGACGGACCCCACCCCCACGCCATCGTTCCGTCTCTAGACAATCGGTTTGTCTACGTCGCAGACCTTGGAACCGATCAAATCATTACCTACCCATTCAAAAGCGAAACAGGAAAACTCGGAGATAAGCCATTCATTCTGAAAACTGGCCCTGGAACTGGACCCCGGCACATGATCTTTCATCCGAGCGGAGAGATTGCCTACTTCGTCAGTGAACTCACCTCCGAGCTGAGCGTTTGCCAGGTGAATCTTACCTCCGGGGAGATCGAGATCGTGCAGACCCTTTCGACTGTACCAGCGGATTTCCGTTCACGTAACCACTGTTCGGAGCTTTGCATCACTTCAAACGGGCAGCACATCTACGTCGCGAATCGGGGCCACGACAGTGTTGCCGTCTTCGAAGTGAATCGAAACGGCACGGTGGCTTTACTAAGCCATGCAGATTGCGGAGGGCAAATTCCGCGCCACATCGCCTTGAGCCCTAACGAGCAGTTTTTACTGGTCGCAAACCAAGAGTCTGACCAGGTGGTGAGCCTGAGACGCGACCCGTTGACCGGTCAGCTTTACCGAACCGGTCACTCTATCGATATCCCGACTCCGGCTTTCGTCGAATTTCGCCGATCCTAG
- a CDS encoding sulfatase, with product MSKTKPVPLCLFHGLVLSLLICSGSVSGGTSAEPTQKMPNIVMMMVDDLGLYELNCYGYKDVDTPHSNRLAAEGMRFTNAYAGAPVCSPSRAAVISGQAPARLHLTNHISTQHFEPENPYLLNAPQVMALPSEVITYAEMLRDAGYACGFFGKWHLSLQDPMGQGKVVDEDTLPDNQGFENNIGGNGNGGPAGGWFSPYANAYLENGPEGEYLPDRLAREAVAFIEANKDQPFMVTMWNYTVHSPIETTQELTEKYKARKQAGADISNPVYAGMIEAADSVLGSILEKLDELGLAENTLVLLTSDNGGFNYFIPNDQPRLRKTKSWLYEGGLRVPLIVRWPEKIPAGTVNDTRVTHVDFFPTFMEAAGISIPEEIPLDGYSIMPVLTESGDLERETLYFHYPNYAWHAENRLGGAIIEGDYKLLNWYDDDSVELYNIVDDFSETNDVSRDNPELSDHLKKNLQQWLKDVEANMPVRNPDYVASTEDPPVKG from the coding sequence ATGAGCAAGACCAAGCCCGTCCCCCTGTGCCTCTTTCATGGGCTCGTCCTCAGCCTTCTCATTTGCTCTGGGAGCGTCAGTGGGGGAACAAGCGCTGAACCCACTCAAAAGATGCCGAACATTGTGATGATGATGGTCGACGATCTTGGCCTCTACGAACTCAATTGCTATGGATACAAAGACGTCGACACGCCGCATTCGAATCGTCTCGCGGCAGAAGGCATGCGATTTACCAACGCCTACGCTGGGGCACCCGTTTGTTCCCCTTCCCGGGCTGCAGTAATAAGCGGTCAAGCGCCCGCTCGGTTGCATCTGACCAATCACATTTCTACCCAGCACTTCGAACCGGAAAATCCTTACCTACTGAACGCACCTCAGGTAATGGCACTGCCTTCCGAAGTAATCACCTACGCGGAGATGCTCCGTGACGCCGGCTATGCCTGCGGCTTCTTCGGCAAATGGCATCTTTCTCTTCAGGATCCAATGGGTCAGGGCAAAGTGGTTGACGAGGACACCCTTCCTGACAACCAGGGCTTTGAAAACAACATCGGGGGCAACGGAAACGGCGGCCCTGCCGGCGGTTGGTTCTCCCCCTACGCAAACGCCTACCTCGAAAACGGACCAGAGGGCGAATACCTCCCGGATCGACTGGCCCGCGAAGCAGTCGCCTTCATTGAAGCCAATAAAGACCAGCCTTTTATGGTCACGATGTGGAACTACACGGTGCACTCACCAATCGAGACTACCCAGGAATTGACCGAAAAATATAAAGCTCGGAAGCAAGCAGGTGCTGATATCAGCAACCCCGTCTATGCAGGAATGATCGAAGCGGCTGACAGCGTGCTCGGCAGCATTTTGGAAAAGCTCGATGAGCTCGGCCTAGCAGAAAATACACTCGTGCTTCTTACTTCCGACAACGGAGGCTTCAACTACTTCATCCCCAATGACCAGCCACGACTCCGCAAAACCAAAAGCTGGCTATACGAAGGCGGACTCCGGGTACCTCTCATCGTTCGCTGGCCGGAAAAGATCCCTGCGGGCACAGTCAACGATACGCGAGTCACCCATGTCGATTTCTTCCCTACGTTCATGGAGGCAGCAGGCATTTCAATCCCCGAAGAAATCCCCCTCGACGGCTACAGCATCATGCCCGTGCTAACCGAGTCTGGCGACCTGGAAAGAGAGACACTTTACTTCCACTACCCCAACTACGCCTGGCACGCAGAAAACCGCCTTGGTGGGGCGATCATCGAAGGCGATTACAAACTGCTCAATTGGTATGACGACGATTCCGTCGAGCTCTACAACATTGTCGATGATTTCAGCGAAACCAACGACGTTTCGCGAGACAATCCGGAACTCTCGGACCATCTCAAGAAAAATCTTCAACAATGGCTTAAGGACGTAGAGGCCAACATGCCAGTTCGGAACCCAGATTACGTAGCCTCCACAGAAGACCCCCCAGTGAAGGGATAA
- a CDS encoding sulfatase translates to MRAFLFQLGFLAVLVNSSVAIADQRPNILFIMSDDHAADAIGAYSSHLADLDPTPNIDRLAAEGVLFENAFCNNSICTPSRASIITGQYPQTNGVLDLDDELDVEKQYLPIELSKLGYQTAMIGKWHLKTEPVHFDYYKVLPGQGLYFDPTFHEKGKGDWPWNIVQTEGHSTDVITDITIEYLKQLDRSKPFFIMHHYKAPHDDFEYAPRYESYLEDVEVPLPPNLEVGPGFGSVATRGVDDSLRTVIGTSVSSRHERRNYVEKFVDDESGSPEELDARAYQNYLKYYLRCVRGIDDNLGRLFDFLKEEGLWENTIVIYTGDQGFMLGAHDLIDKRWMFDESMQMPFIVHFPAGIQAGVRSELLINNTDFAPTMIDLAGGAVPEYMQGKSFARTLVGLPEEDWRTATYYRYWMHMIHHWVPAHFGIRTEDHKLIFYYGKNYRDESEFGDFYWGTPESEYDGYLGPTPVAWEFYDLRNDPHEQVNQYGNPEYAPIIARLKQTLETERVELNETDAAYPELEAIIEENW, encoded by the coding sequence ATGCGCGCTTTTTTATTCCAGCTGGGTTTCTTGGCAGTCCTCGTGAATTCCTCTGTCGCGATTGCTGACCAGCGTCCCAACATCCTGTTCATCATGTCCGACGATCATGCGGCTGATGCGATTGGGGCCTATAGTAGTCATCTCGCTGATCTTGATCCAACTCCGAATATCGACCGATTGGCTGCTGAAGGCGTCCTTTTTGAGAATGCGTTTTGCAACAACTCGATCTGCACGCCTAGCCGAGCCAGTATCATTACTGGGCAGTACCCACAAACAAACGGTGTACTGGACCTCGATGATGAACTTGATGTCGAAAAGCAATACCTGCCGATAGAGCTGAGCAAGCTCGGTTACCAGACGGCGATGATCGGGAAGTGGCACTTGAAGACAGAACCCGTGCATTTCGATTACTACAAAGTTCTGCCCGGCCAGGGTCTCTATTTCGATCCGACCTTTCACGAAAAAGGGAAGGGTGACTGGCCGTGGAACATTGTGCAGACGGAAGGTCATTCAACCGATGTGATTACCGACATCACGATTGAATACCTCAAGCAGTTGGATCGTTCAAAACCGTTCTTCATTATGCATCATTATAAAGCGCCGCATGATGACTTTGAGTATGCGCCCCGATACGAATCCTACCTTGAGGATGTTGAGGTGCCGTTGCCACCGAATTTAGAAGTCGGCCCGGGGTTCGGGTCAGTCGCTACTCGCGGGGTGGATGATTCTTTACGCACAGTTATAGGCACTTCGGTTTCGTCGCGGCATGAGCGGCGAAACTACGTTGAGAAATTTGTTGATGATGAGAGCGGTTCGCCCGAAGAGCTGGATGCGCGTGCTTATCAGAATTACCTAAAATACTACCTAAGGTGTGTCCGCGGAATCGATGACAACCTCGGAAGGCTCTTTGATTTCCTGAAGGAAGAGGGTCTTTGGGAGAATACGATCGTCATCTACACCGGTGACCAGGGTTTCATGCTTGGTGCCCATGACTTGATCGATAAGCGATGGATGTTCGACGAATCCATGCAGATGCCGTTTATCGTTCATTTTCCTGCAGGGATTCAGGCTGGCGTTCGTAGCGAGCTGCTCATCAACAATACCGACTTTGCTCCGACCATGATCGATTTAGCCGGAGGAGCCGTTCCGGAATACATGCAGGGGAAGAGCTTTGCCCGGACACTGGTCGGGCTTCCTGAGGAGGACTGGCGCACTGCGACTTATTACCGCTACTGGATGCACATGATCCACCATTGGGTGCCCGCGCATTTCGGGATTCGGACCGAGGATCATAAATTGATTTTCTACTACGGTAAGAACTACCGGGATGAAAGTGAGTTCGGTGACTTCTATTGGGGAACGCCTGAGAGCGAGTACGATGGCTATCTCGGGCCTACTCCGGTTGCCTGGGAATTCTATGACCTTCGCAACGATCCGCACGAGCAGGTCAATCAATACGGCAACCCGGAGTATGCCCCAATCATTGCTCGTCTAAAACAGACTCTCGAGACTGAGCGGGTAGAGCTTAATGAGACAGATGCGGCCTATCCCGAGCTTGAGGCCATTATCGAGGAGAATTGGTGA
- a CDS encoding HEAT repeat domain-containing protein, whose translation MTNIRTIFLLLLSVTSLSADEFEGYLKGLSGGNHAEQTQARNSLKFAFANAEGLERSNFENDVIKQVGVGLPIEHRLYMIRLLEWFGSADAVPVLTELLNDSEEEVRDSALRALSSIDGDEASFAIGNALRNASAEEAPAYIGALAYRKEPRAIGLISGFLESGNGPTAGAAAVALMRIGSTEALPALLEAWRQGSDAEPELERAILSLGPDASVAKELFEVSNDPAIRIQAFNGLLERDNGDAESIFKSLLDNGPSPGRSQIIGIALVEGNEGMRSYAVDRLATSSVADQILIVTAIGEAGLDSYESEVIEVMLSSQDDRLKQSCIEVLGKIGSDQSFDPIFQAMLADSKNTVVLNALSRLDAPSADEKAIENLRNDSLPVSDRVASMRLMELRNSPGALEVLNGIANDRSAPKEIREAAFKTLETIGNFDTVEIFVSSINEGGAGLRQAQLSLKRLSVNLRAPKELWTSYFKPAIENAPGDEVRERFIAILDGVGSKEAVDYLTVHITDPESPLQEPSRRSLSRWSNSLSVPAWVEIAKTLPDERENSIKQIRRVVEGANLPATERIDSLIKAVNDSPDAEFKLALLEALSPPPKNSGWVLRSRLPRLKNDPDVSDRVEEILASI comes from the coding sequence GTGACGAATATTCGAACTATCTTTCTACTTTTGCTGTCAGTCACTTCGTTGTCTGCAGACGAGTTTGAGGGCTACCTTAAGGGTCTTTCCGGCGGGAACCATGCGGAACAAACTCAAGCCCGGAATTCGCTCAAATTTGCGTTTGCGAATGCAGAGGGGCTTGAGCGTTCCAATTTTGAGAACGATGTAATTAAACAAGTGGGCGTTGGCCTGCCGATTGAGCATAGGCTCTACATGATACGGCTCCTGGAGTGGTTTGGCTCTGCAGATGCAGTGCCTGTACTCACTGAGCTTTTGAACGATTCGGAAGAAGAGGTGCGAGATAGTGCGCTCCGCGCACTTTCGTCGATCGACGGAGACGAGGCCAGTTTCGCAATTGGCAATGCCTTGCGCAATGCTTCAGCAGAAGAAGCCCCTGCCTACATTGGCGCGTTGGCCTACCGAAAGGAGCCGCGAGCCATTGGTCTGATCTCGGGGTTTCTCGAATCAGGCAATGGTCCAACGGCAGGTGCTGCTGCTGTTGCGCTGATGAGAATCGGTTCAACAGAAGCGCTTCCGGCACTCTTGGAGGCATGGAGACAGGGTAGCGATGCGGAACCTGAACTGGAAAGGGCCATCCTTTCTCTAGGGCCGGATGCTTCGGTTGCGAAAGAGCTTTTTGAGGTTTCGAACGACCCTGCTATCCGGATTCAGGCTTTTAACGGATTGCTTGAAAGGGACAACGGCGATGCTGAATCCATTTTTAAGAGTTTGTTGGATAACGGCCCATCGCCGGGTCGTTCTCAGATCATTGGTATTGCTCTGGTGGAGGGTAATGAAGGAATGCGTTCTTACGCTGTTGATCGTCTCGCCACCTCCTCCGTGGCAGATCAGATTCTTATTGTCACGGCCATAGGGGAAGCGGGCCTGGACTCTTACGAGTCAGAAGTCATCGAGGTGATGCTTTCCTCGCAGGATGATCGCCTCAAGCAGTCTTGCATCGAAGTTCTTGGAAAAATAGGGAGTGACCAAAGCTTTGATCCGATCTTCCAGGCCATGCTGGCAGACTCGAAGAACACGGTAGTTCTAAATGCTCTCTCCAGACTCGATGCGCCTTCGGCAGACGAAAAAGCAATAGAAAACCTGCGAAACGACAGCCTACCTGTCTCTGATCGAGTGGCTTCGATGCGTTTGATGGAGCTCCGCAATAGTCCTGGTGCGCTAGAGGTTCTCAACGGTATCGCTAATGACCGCTCAGCGCCTAAGGAGATTCGTGAGGCAGCGTTTAAGACGCTCGAGACTATCGGAAATTTTGATACAGTTGAGATTTTTGTCTCCTCGATCAACGAAGGTGGCGCGGGACTTCGCCAAGCTCAGCTCAGCTTGAAACGCCTGAGCGTGAATTTACGTGCTCCTAAGGAGCTTTGGACAAGTTACTTTAAACCCGCTATTGAAAATGCGCCCGGGGACGAGGTGCGTGAACGATTTATTGCGATCCTCGATGGGGTAGGTTCAAAAGAGGCTGTCGATTATTTGACTGTCCACATTACCGACCCGGAATCGCCTCTGCAGGAGCCGTCGCGCAGGTCCCTCTCCCGCTGGTCGAATAGTCTCTCAGTCCCTGCTTGGGTCGAGATTGCGAAGACGCTTCCAGATGAACGGGAAAACTCGATCAAGCAAATTAGACGTGTGGTTGAAGGTGCCAACCTTCCCGCAACTGAACGGATTGATTCTCTCATCAAGGCAGTGAATGATTCGCCGGACGCAGAGTTTAAACTTGCTCTCCTCGAAGCGCTCTCGCCGCCTCCCAAGAACTCTGGGTGGGTTCTCCGGTCCAGGCTACCGAGACTGAAGAACGACCCGGATGTCTCCGATCGGGTCGAAGAGATCTTGGCGTCAATTTGA
- a CDS encoding FAD:protein FMN transferase, which produces MRLTVSLTASILGFLVLGGCGRKPVNDPEVISGETMGTTFRVLALGVDSDVNARLGISIKGLLDSIAMELSTWESDSWISEFNRLPAGVSLPVPAHASSVLACSIKVAELSEGALNPAIYPLVKAWGFASPRGQKVVAPEPAEIDRFKGLVDYRNVVFDENEKRIRKTKDGVEIDCSAVAKGYAIDAIAEVLTNEGVENFLIELGGELRAQGQNGSGNPWSVRIESVRDDAQELDPISLTDESIATSGGGYLSKRIDGEYLTHILDPSTGTPMERDASFYSVSVIAPSCMMADALATAAFVLGPKGLASLRDAYPEAEFIFTGNDGSRTIFPSGI; this is translated from the coding sequence ATGCGTCTCACGGTGTCACTCACTGCCTCGATTCTCGGGTTCCTGGTCCTTGGTGGCTGCGGTCGGAAACCTGTGAACGATCCGGAAGTGATTTCGGGTGAGACTATGGGAACGACTTTTCGCGTTTTGGCTTTGGGCGTGGACTCAGACGTGAATGCGCGCCTGGGCATTTCAATTAAGGGTCTCTTGGATTCCATCGCGATGGAACTTTCGACATGGGAGAGCGATTCTTGGATTTCGGAATTCAATCGATTGCCGGCAGGCGTTTCCCTGCCAGTTCCTGCGCATGCTTCTTCGGTCCTCGCATGTTCGATCAAGGTGGCTGAGTTAAGTGAGGGAGCGCTTAATCCAGCGATTTATCCGCTGGTTAAGGCGTGGGGGTTTGCGTCGCCCAGAGGACAGAAGGTTGTTGCTCCAGAGCCAGCGGAAATCGACAGGTTTAAGGGGCTGGTGGATTATCGGAATGTTGTCTTCGATGAAAATGAGAAGCGGATTCGTAAGACAAAGGACGGCGTTGAGATAGACTGTTCTGCGGTCGCCAAAGGCTACGCAATCGATGCGATTGCTGAAGTGCTTACAAACGAAGGTGTAGAGAATTTTTTGATCGAGCTTGGAGGGGAGCTTAGAGCTCAAGGGCAAAATGGATCTGGAAACCCTTGGTCTGTTAGGATTGAGTCTGTGAGAGACGATGCGCAAGAGTTAGACCCGATCTCACTTACAGATGAATCGATAGCGACTAGTGGAGGAGGCTACTTGAGCAAGAGAATCGATGGTGAGTACCTTACGCATATTCTGGACCCGTCGACTGGGACGCCGATGGAGCGCGATGCGTCATTTTACAGTGTGAGTGTGATTGCACCGAGCTGTATGATGGCTGACGCGTTGGCTACGGCAGCTTTTGTCCTTGGGCCAAAAGGACTGGCTTCGCTAAGGGATGCGTATCCAGAGGCCGAGTTTATCTTTACCGGGAATGATGGGAGCCGAACAATCTTCCCCAGTGGTATCTAG